From Pristiophorus japonicus isolate sPriJap1 chromosome 1, sPriJap1.hap1, whole genome shotgun sequence, a single genomic window includes:
- the LOC139272574 gene encoding kelch-like protein 38, with protein sequence MDEVDHDTVLHNCFHFKEMDLSYQLLKQLNTLRHEETLTDVILCAGNKEIPCHRNVLASSSPYFRAMFCNNFKESFLTRVHLLGIHEDILTKIVDYVYTGEITINTANVFSLMEAAGIYQYPKMLEACSLYLQNQLTAENCLGMVRLAQIFSCASLQKQAKAMALEHFLEVASSEDLKELSCTELVDYLGDDDLHADEQEVFGTLTTWISHDPKTRQKHMHELLKKVRLQYVHPTYLFHFMANNPFVQSSPVCKSILESASRLLFSLSPSNTPDIKPMWHVPRRYASQEFLIIIGGRKGNQQTTREVLLYDVRSQQWLGLSMLPVHLYKASSVCLHSNIYTLGGLIIGNKKTIISASVYSFSLKMNCWRSEEDMLVPCYSHQTIAHMNYIFSLGGVGPDQEILNTLHRYDSIFSIWEAMAPMPVAVLHPAIAAKNQRLYVFGGEDIVQNAVRLIQVYNISRNMWFRMETRMVKNICAPATVIGDKIIIIGGYTRRMIAFDTKSNQFVKCADMKERRMHHGATIINNKVYVTGGRYVTSDNSIEDSDAFDCYDPETDSWISKGRLPHKLFDHGCLTLHSISYKSRAL encoded by the exons ATGGATGAAGTTGATCACGATActgttctccacaactgttttcattTCAAAGAAATGGACCTGTCTTATCAATTATTAAAACAGCTTAATACTCTACGGCATGAAGAGACATTGACTGATGTCATTCTTTGCGCTGGGAACAAAGAAATCCCTTGTCACCGAAATGTACTGGCATCAAGTAGCCCTTATTTCAGAGCCATGTTTTGCAACAACTTCAAAGAAAGCTTCCTAacacgggtacatttgttggggatCCATGAGGACATTCTGACTAAGATTGTGGATTATGTCTATACAGGAGAGATTACCATAAACACTGCAAATGTTTTCTCTTTGATGGAAGCTGCTGGTATTTACCAGTACCCCAAAATGCTTGAAGCTTGCTCGTTGTACTTGCAAAATCAATTAACTGCTGAAAACTGCCTTGGCATGGTAAGACTGGCGCAAATATTCAGCTGTGCAAGCTTGCAGAAACAGGCTAAGGCGATGGCATTGGAACATTTCCTGGAGGTGGCATCATCTGAGGACTTGAAGGAGCTCTCCTGCACTGAACTTGTAGACTACCTCGGCGATGATGACCTGCATGCTGATGAACAGGAAGTTTTTGGCACACTGACAACTTGGATCAGCCACGACCCAAAGACCAGACAGAAACACATGCATGAGCTTCTCAAGAAGGTTCGGCTCCAATATGTCCATCCCACCTACCTCTTTCACTTTATGGCCAACAATCCCTTCGTTCAGTCATCACCTGTTTGCAAAAGCATCTTGGAATCAGCCAGTCGGTTGTTATTTTCTTTGAGCCCTTCAAACACCCCTGACATCAAGCCCATGTGGCACGTGCCACGCAGATATGCTTCCCAGGAgttcctcatcattattggaggtagGAAGGGTAACCAACAGACAacaagggaggtgttactatatgaCGTAAGGAGTCAGCAGTGGCTGGGTCTTTCCATGCTTCCTGTGCACCTCTACAAAGCTTCTTCAGTGTGTTTACACAGTAATATATACACCCTTGGAGGACTGATCATTGGTAATAAGAAGACCATCATCAGTGCAAGTGTGTATAGCTTCTCTCTGAAAATGAACTGTTGGAGGTCTGAAGAAGATATGTTGGTGCCATGCTACTCTCACCAGACCATAGCGCACATGAACTATATTTTCTCCCTGGGAGGAGTTGGGCCAGATCAAGAGATATTAAATACACTGCACAGATATGACAGCATTTTCAGCATCTGGGAAGCAATGGCACCCATGCCCGTTGCTGTGCTGCACCCGGCTATTGCCGCCAAAAATCAAAGACTCTACGTCTTCGGAGGAGAAGACATAGTACAGAATGCTGTTCGCCTGATACAG GTTTACAACATATCTCGGAACATGTGGTTCAGAATGGAGACAAGGATGGTTAAAAACATCTGTGCCCCTGCGACTGTGATTGGTGACAAGATTATTATCATTGGAG GATACACCAGAAGAATGATTGCCTTTGATACAAAGTCAAACCAATTTGTAAAATGTGCTGATATGAAAGAGAGGAGGATGCATCATGGGGCTACGATTATAAACAACAAAGTCTATGTTACTGGGGGGCGATACGTCACCTCCGACAACAGCATTGAAGACAGCGATGCATTTGATTGCtacgacccagagacagacagctgGATATCTAAAGGGAGACTGCCACACAAACTGTTTGACCATGGCTGTCTAACACTGCATAGCATTTCCTACAAGTCCCGCGCACT